One window from the genome of Pedobacter schmidteae encodes:
- a CDS encoding Gldg family protein yields MKKIIQIAKLELGLLFYSPIAWLLIMIFFVQMAIDFVSAVRIIQFLGKFGVEFPFVTDALYTTSSGKTHGVYFLILKSLYLYTPLITMGIISRETSSGSIKLLYSSPVKISQIIYGKFLSLLTFNLVIIGLTGLFLVFGPFFIENFDYPHPLVALLCCFLLLSAYSAIGIFMSSLTSYQVVAAISTFLALAFLNYIGSFGRGIDYIRDLTYSLSMPSRANRMVGGLLNSRDVIYYLVISGIFLALTIARLEMARTSRSFMYQLGRYLVIVTVGLSVAYISSRQLLIVYYDATETKKNTIVKASQNILKDMGNDPVEMTEYINVMDGSYSEGDPVNRLGDLARWEPYLRFKSNIKLRWVYYYDNVPGLWDYPANQGKSLKTLFKERIKSMELDTADFMAPEEVRKMVDLSGEEGRLVMQLKYKDKAAFLRTFNDGKGIWPEEAEISAALKRLIVTPPKIVFATDGYQRSVDKVGDRDYKMLMNVKGARSSLINQGFDIDSVSLEHQEIPGGIAALVIGDPKVAYSEVALAKLRSYIQAGGNLMIAGEPGKQGVVNPLLDALGIKMMDGTLVQRSRDYSYGLVTPLMTKAAVEMSPALTKPQQDKLPITMPGAAALSYEVKGGFKAAGILMTDARKSWIKKGAFVLDSATLIFEAKNGDLQGSFPGALTLTRKINNKEQRVLVTGDADFFSNKELGRSNMQTANGSLAISIFSWFSNEAFPINMSRPSPKDNKLGLNKTGVKIVQILYYVVIPATIALLGMVLLIRRKRK; encoded by the coding sequence ATGAAAAAAATAATACAAATAGCCAAACTGGAGCTCGGTCTGCTATTTTATTCGCCCATTGCCTGGTTGCTCATCATGATATTCTTTGTACAGATGGCCATCGATTTTGTATCAGCAGTGAGGATCATCCAGTTTTTGGGAAAATTTGGCGTCGAATTCCCTTTCGTGACAGATGCCTTGTACACCACAAGCTCGGGCAAAACACATGGGGTTTATTTCCTGATCCTCAAAAGTTTGTACCTGTATACACCACTAATCACCATGGGTATCATCAGCCGGGAAACCAGCAGCGGGAGTATCAAACTACTTTACTCGTCACCTGTCAAAATTAGTCAGATCATTTATGGAAAATTTCTGTCATTGCTGACTTTTAATTTAGTAATTATTGGTTTAACAGGGCTTTTCCTTGTTTTTGGACCATTCTTTATTGAAAATTTTGATTATCCTCATCCCTTAGTAGCCTTATTATGCTGTTTTCTGTTGCTAAGTGCCTATTCGGCGATCGGGATTTTTATGTCCAGTTTAACCTCTTACCAGGTGGTGGCGGCCATCAGCACATTTCTGGCCCTGGCATTTCTGAATTACATAGGCAGTTTTGGTCGAGGGATCGATTATATACGTGACCTGACTTATAGTTTATCTATGCCAAGCCGTGCCAATCGTATGGTTGGGGGGCTATTGAATAGCAGAGATGTCATTTACTATCTGGTTATTTCAGGCATTTTTCTGGCACTAACCATTGCCAGGCTTGAAATGGCCAGAACGTCCAGATCATTTATGTACCAGCTTGGACGCTATTTAGTGATTGTGACTGTCGGTTTATCTGTTGCCTACATCAGTTCCAGACAACTGTTGATTGTTTATTATGATGCTACAGAAACGAAAAAGAATACCATTGTTAAGGCCAGTCAGAACATATTGAAAGATATGGGCAATGATCCGGTTGAAATGACCGAATACATCAACGTAATGGACGGAAGTTACAGTGAAGGGGACCCCGTTAACCGTTTAGGTGATTTAGCTCGTTGGGAGCCTTATTTACGGTTCAAGTCGAACATTAAATTGAGATGGGTATATTATTATGATAATGTTCCTGGTCTCTGGGATTATCCGGCCAATCAGGGGAAAAGTCTGAAGACACTTTTTAAGGAGCGGATAAAGAGTATGGAATTGGATACGGCTGATTTTATGGCTCCGGAAGAAGTTCGGAAAATGGTGGACCTGAGCGGTGAAGAGGGACGTTTGGTGATGCAACTGAAATACAAGGATAAGGCAGCTTTTCTTAGAACATTTAACGACGGCAAAGGGATCTGGCCAGAAGAGGCTGAGATCTCGGCAGCACTTAAACGTTTGATTGTGACGCCACCTAAAATTGTTTTTGCAACGGATGGGTATCAGCGTAGTGTAGACAAAGTGGGCGACCGGGATTATAAAATGTTGATGAATGTAAAAGGTGCACGGTCGTCGCTGATTAATCAGGGATTTGATATAGATAGTGTTTCGCTGGAGCATCAGGAAATTCCCGGTGGAATAGCGGCATTGGTAATTGGTGACCCCAAGGTGGCTTATAGCGAGGTTGCACTAGCTAAACTCCGGAGTTATATACAGGCGGGAGGAAACCTGATGATTGCTGGCGAGCCTGGTAAACAAGGTGTGGTAAATCCATTATTGGATGCATTGGGTATAAAAATGATGGACGGAACGCTTGTTCAGCGGAGCAGGGATTATTCCTATGGGCTGGTTACACCGCTAATGACAAAAGCTGCAGTAGAGATGAGTCCTGCATTGACCAAGCCTCAGCAGGATAAACTTCCGATTACGATGCCTGGTGCCGCGGCATTAAGTTATGAAGTTAAAGGTGGTTTTAAGGCTGCAGGTATTTTGATGACAGATGCAAGGAAAAGCTGGATAAAAAAAGGAGCATTTGTGCTGGACTCAGCGACACTTATTTTTGAAGCAAAAAATGGCGACCTGCAAGGTAGTTTTCCAGGTGCATTGACGCTGACACGTAAAATAAATAATAAAGAACAGCGGGTCCTGGTAACTGGCGATGCCGATTTTTTTAGCAATAAGGAGTTAGGACGAAGCAACATGCAAACGGCCAATGGATCGTTGGCGATCTCTATTTTCAGTTGGTTCTCTAATGAGGCATTCCCAATAAATATGTCGCGCCCATCGCCGAAAGACAATAAGCTGGGGTTGAACAAGACCGGCGTTAAAATTGTGCAAATATTGTATTATGTGGTGATTCCAGCCACTATTGCCCTTTTGGGTATGGTGCTGCTCATCCGTAGAAAACGTAAATAA